In the genome of Candidatus Margulisiibacteriota bacterium, the window AGTGAAAGAGGTTTCCGACCATGGAGCGACTATAGGTAGCCATTCTTATTGGCATCCGTTCCTCACTGATTATGTTAAAGAAAAAAACCCAGATAAATGGTTGAATCTTCAGATAGCCCAGTCCCGAGCAACCATTGAAAGCCATATCGGCAAGCAGGTGCAAACTTTTGCCGTTCCCTTTGGACTCTGGGACCGAACTGTATCGGATAAACTCCGGGAAGCGGGGTATCGACTGGTTTTTAATGTCAATAACTCCAACAACGATCAAAATAGTGATCCAATGAACCTCAACCGACAAATGATCGGTGCTGGTGAACCGATCGGTTATTTTACCAGTCGGATTGTTACCAGGCGTTTGAGTTCCACCAACCATGGCCCGCAAAATCTGAGTATTGTGGAAACTCCGGAAGTGACCCTGCGTATCAACATTCCTAATGTTCATAACTTCCAGGACGGGGAATGGGCATTGCGTGAGCCGCGTTGGGGTAAAATAGTATTGTCGCCAAAAAACGGGCACGTGGAAATTCCTGTCAAACTGACCCAAGCCGGACAGTATATTCCTCATATTTACGCTCGTAACGCGAATGGTGAAACCTATGAAGACAGCTGGAGTTTTATTTATCGCAAGCGGTAGGAAAGACCTCGGTTAATAGCTTAATGAGAGCTCCGACGCCCTGCAATGTAAAGCCAGGATAATAAATTGCAAACTCCGCGATCACAGTATTTCATCGAGATTGCCTTTACCCTGACGAATAAGCATTGGCCCGGCATCAGTTGAACAATCTACAACTGTTGAGGCAATACTACCTCCGCAACCACCATCAATTACTATATCGACGAGGTCCTGATATTTTTCGTATATCAATTCAGGGTCCGTTGAATATTCAATAATGCTATCTTCGTCATGTATTGATGATGTAAGGATCGGATTTCCCAGCTCTTTAACAATGGTCAGGATTATATTATTGTCAGGAATCCTGATGCCTACTGTTTTTTTCTGTGATTCAAATATTTTAGGAACTTTACTGCTGGCTTTTAAAATAAAGGTAAAAGGTCCTGGCAGGGCCCTTCTAAGCAGCTTGTAAGTAGTTTTGTCCAGTTGCTTAGTGTAATCAGAAATATGACTTAAATCGTAGCAGATAAAAGAAAAGTTGGCTTTTTCTATTTTCAAGCCTTTGATTTGTGCAACTTTTTCTATTGCTTTGCGGTTATAAATGTCACAGCCAATGCCATAAACAGTATCGGTCGGATAAATTATTACTCCGCCGGTTTGAAGGCAATCAACAACTTTGCTGACGAGCCTTGGATCAGGATTTTTATTGAATAATTTTATGAATTCCGCCATAGCAGATTATTCCCCGTGGTTTAGAATATTCTTGAATGCTTTTTGTTAGATGTACTGCACTAGGAGCTAACTGTCAACACATCATCCGGTAAAACACCAGCGAATCTGCCATATTATTCATATAGAGAGTTATACCGCTGATATTCATAGTAAAACCTTTCTTATTTGTGGTAAAAATATTATACCACGAAAATAAAAAATACAGAGAGTCCCGAGTCAGGGCCCCTCCATCATTCACACTAGCTGAGCACAGAGGTCTGTTAACGTACTGTGTGATTCTCTTGAGTGAAATAGTCTGCTATAATTTTCTAAATGAAAGAAAGAATTAGTTTTGGTATAGAGTTTTTGTTTGATAGCGCCGATCGACTGCTACTTCGGCTACAAGCGACCTGGAAAGATGAAGAAATCAATCTATCCCTGTCAACGTTCCTTACTTTTCTTTCCGAAAATGAAAATGAATTAGCTGAACCGGATGCTGAGTTCTCCTATACTCTTGGCAAGCTGTTGAAAAAAGTAAGCTATAACAACGAAATTATCAGAGCTGTCACTACTGATGCGGAAATGGCAATTTTTTTAAAACGTGCCCGTCATTATAAAATCAGTTTGTATTGGAATTGTAATCGAACGCATATGCCGATAACCTGGTCGGAAGTAATCCCTCTCACCCTGCATGTGAATCAGAACCGGGATCAATTGAATTGTGAGCTTGCGGACCGCCAGGCCTGGCTTAATAATCCCTTAGCCTGGCTGATTTTTCGAGCGGAGAAGGATTTATATATTTTCTCTAACGGACATATTACCTATAATCCCTCTAGCCAGTTATTGGATTTTCTCGACCAGTTCCTGGACAAAGAAAAAATTATTTTCAATAGCCAGCAAGCTGTAGCCTTCATAAATAATACCTATAAACACAATAAAGACCGGATCAATTGGCAGATAAAAGCTGATTTTGCGGATTTTGTGCCGGTGGACGATCCGCCGTTTCCTATGCTGACCATTACTGAGAAAGACAGCTGTCTTATTTCGTTGCTTTCCTATAAATACCGGGAAGAGATCATAACCCCTGATTTTGCCGCGAGTGTTATTACCGACACTAAAACCGGTAGGATAATGAACCGCATGAAAGACCTGGAGGATATTTACCAGCAGGATATTATGGACCTGTTTTTGGAACACAACCTGCCATTTATGCTGCGCAGCCCAAGTGATATTGCCAGGTTTCTGGACAAGCTTATTCCCGTTTTAAGGGAAAGGGATTGGATCATTCATTCTGATGTGCCTGATTATAATATAATAGATCAGCCGGCAGAGCTTGAATTCAATATTAAACAAATAAAAGAGGGCACGATTGATTGGTTCTATTTTGAGCCTGCCTGCGAGATTAACGGCCAAACCTTCCAGCTCCAGGAACTGGCAAGATTAATGGTCCAGAACCAAGGCTATGTGAAAACAAAGTCCGGGTATCTTAAAGTAACGGAAAAATCACGGGAAGAAATTAATATGCTGACCCAATTCGGCGCTCTTAAAGCCGGGAAAAAGTTCGGTAAAGCTGAAATCCTACCGCTTATACTTGAGACAAAAGTAAAAGGAACCGATGTCCAGTCAAAGGATTTGGTTCATCGAATCCAGCACATGAACACGACTGCGAATATTAAACCAAGTTCCCGGTTCAAGGGTGAGTTGCGCGATTATCAGCAGTTCGGACTGAACTGGCTCAATTTTCTACACTCTGCTGGGATGGGGGGCGTTCTTGCCGATGATATGGGGCTTGGCAAAACTGTTCAGACAATTGCTTTTGCCGATCAGCTTAAAGCTAGCGGGCCATGTTTAGTTATCGGGCCAACCAATGTTATGTATAACTGGGTAAAGGAAATACAGAAATTCGCACCTCACATGAATGTTATAGCTTATACCGGGCAGGATAGGTTCAAACATCTTGAAGTGTTGCAGGAAACGGATTTCATTATCAGTTCCTTTGGCGTTATTAAAAATGATATCGATTGGTTTCGCTCAATTTCCTTTAAAGCTATTTTTATCGATGAAGCCCAATATATCAAGAATCCGGCGACACAAATCTCTAAAGCAGTTAAATCTCTCAACTCCACCTTTAAACTGGCTATGACCGGAACCCCAATTGAGAATCACCTGCAAGATCTGTGGAACCTGTTTGATTTTGTCATGCCTGACTATCTCGGCACAATGCGCCAGTTCGAATTAGCATTGGGTGGCGGCAGTCGCGATATCCTCAAAACCAAGATCAGGCCCTTTGTCCTCAGACGTGAAAAAAAAGAAGTGCTCCTGTCTCTGCCGGAGAAGACTGAGATTATTATGAAATGCCCGATGACAGAGGCTCAGAAGTGTCTTTACGAAACCGTTCTAAAAGCCGGGAGGGCAGGAATTAAAAATAGTACCGGTAAAAATGAGCGGCTGAATATTCTGACCACACTCTTAAAGCTCCGGCAGGTATGTATCCATCCGGCGTTACTTCAGGAACTGCGCGGGCAGGATATCCCTTCCAGTAAGTTTGAATTGGCTCAGGAAAAAATAAGCGAATTGCTGGAAGAAGGACATAAAATCGTTCTTTTTACGCAGTTTACGAATATGCTTGATATTATTGAAGCCTGGGCAAAGGAGACCGGTATTGATCTGTACAGGATTGATGGTAGTGTTTCCGGTAAGAAGCGAATGGATATAATCGATTCGTTTCAGAACAGCGCGGGATCGGGCCTGTTTATTATATCCTTAAAAGCTGGAGGGGTCGGGATTAATCTTACAGCGGCGGACTACGTTATCCATCTTGATCCCTGGTGGAACCCGGCTATCGAATCCCAGGCCACTGACCGGGTACATCGTATGGGCCAGAAGAATAAAGTTATTGTCTATAAGCTTATTACCGAAGGCACAATTGAAGAAAAAATCCAGGAATTGCAAGAACAGAAACGTCAGTTATTAGCAGAGATTATTGATATCGACTCGCTGGAAGATAAAAAGATCGATTTTAGTGAGCTGCGCAAAATTCTTTTCTAGTAACTAGCCATTACTCACTATCCACTGCTATACTAACATCTATGATCCAGGCAAAAGACAAATATGATTATTATCAGCAACTAAAGGCTATTTTAGAACCAGCAGGACTGCTTTGTGATCCTTATAAAGAAATCAACTACGGGGTACAGTTTAGCGTAGATCTGAACGGTTTGACTAATACTCTTAGGATCTATGAAAGCAAAAAAAAAGGCATTTCACTTGATCTGTCACAAGTAACCAACGAATCAATTAAACAAATAATAGGATCAGCGCTCTCACTTTTTCCGCTGCCACGCTCAGAAAAGAACCCATGCGACGAGGTTGTAAACAGCGATATAAACGATTTACTTCCGATCATCGGAACTGATGAATCCGGAAAAGGAGACTTTTTTGGGCCTTTAGTCGTTGCCGGGGTATATTGCGATGAGCGTATTGCCAAAATACTGGAAATACTTGGAGTTAAAGACTGCAAATTAACAAGCGACAAACAAGTTCTGGAATTGGCAATTAAAATCGAACAAATCTGTCCATATGCGATAATTGCCATCGGTAACCCCAAATATAATGAAATGTACGAAAAATCCAGAAACCTGAACTCGATCATGGGCTGGGCACATGCAACAACCATAGAAAAGGTACTGGAAAAGCAACCGTGTGATACCGTCCTCTCTGATAAATTTGCCGATGATGCCGTAATCAAATCGCGCCTGAAAGAAAAAGGTAAACAAGTCAAACTGATACAAAGAACTAAAGCTGAATCGCATATTGCCGTAGCTGCTGCATCGGTTATCGCCAGGGCGCGCTTTTTAAATACCCTTTCCGCTTATGAAAAACAATATGGCTTTGAATTTGGCAAAGGCGGCGCATCCCCAAAGGTTATCGCAACCGGAAAGCAGTTCATAAAAGAACAAGGAAAAGAAAACCTGAACCAAGTAGCAAAAATGCACTTTAAAACCCTTGAGAGCATTCTTTAGTCACGTAATCATCTAACTGTCAATTATTTCACATAAGCTCAACCTTAATCACCAGGGTTTGGGAGAGTGAGCATCCCATTAAAATAATCTTTTCCCAGCTTGATTTTTAATATATTATATTGTAATAATATAGTAGATATGAAAATAAAATCATTAATTTTCGTTTTTTTATTTATTCTGACTGGAATCAGCCATTGTTCCGAACCGCTTAATCAAAATAGTCTTACAGAAATCGACAAATCATCCTTCATCCATAGAAAAGGAACAGAACTGGTCATAGGAAAAAATGACGAACCTATTTGGCTTAAAGGCGTCTGCTTTGGGAATTATGTATGGGATGGCGCCGGTATTCCCTCGTTCCATCATTCAGTAAGTGATTATCAACGTGTAAAAGATATGAATATGAACGCTATCAGGTTCTACCTCAATTATTCATTTTTTTTCAAAGACAATAATAAAAAACAATATAGCAACGAGTGCTGGGCGTGGCTCGACGATAACATTGAAATGGCAAAACAACACGGCATTTATTTAATCCTGAATATGCACGTGCCGCCCGGCGGGTTCCAATCCAATGGAGAGGGACTGGAGTTATGGGATAAAAAAGAGAATCAGGATCGGTTCAAAAAACTTTGGAAAGCGATCGCTAAAAAGTACAAAAATGAGCCGGTTATTGCCGGCTATGATATCTTAAACGAGCCGGTGACTTCTCAGTCGATCGATCAATGGAAAGAACTAGCACAAGAGACAGTCGATGCTATCAGGTCGGAAGATATTAATCATCTCATCATCGTTGAGAGACTTAATGGAATCGCTGGTAAATGGGAGACGTATAGCAGTATTAATCTTTTTCTCGTGAATGACGAAAATACTATGTATACATTCCATTACTACAACCCTATTGAGTACACCCATCAAAATACTTCCTGGACAAGCTTTGGGGAGGGGGGTGCATACCCGGATAGGAATTGGCTGGAAGTGCCACAAGATGCAACGTGGGTCGCCAGGAATTTTAATAGTCCGTACTTGCCTGTTGGCAATAGCGATTGGACATTCTATAAAGGGAAACAGTTAAAGATTACCGATCCAACAATAATAGCAGGAAAACCATTGCTTGTTTCCTGTAAGAATTCCGGAAATGCTTATTTTGATGATTTTGTTGTCAAGGAATTTGATGAAAAAGGTAATTTCGTCAAAAACGCCTGTGAGATTAATATTAAACCTGAAAACGACTGGCAACTATGGAGTGATGATCAAAGTGGATGTTCTGTTGTTGATAAAGCTACAGGACATAAAGACTCTGCTTCGCTCATGGTCTCCGATACTACCGGAGCAGCAAATTGTTATAATAACAAGTTTCGATTTGCCGTAAGAACAAATTATTCCTATTCCATCGAGGGATGGATGAAAGGCGAGAGGATTAATAGCGATGCACAATGCCAACTGGGGATAGTATTTGAACAGAGTCCTGCCCGAAGACAAGCCATGCCGAGGGATAAGGAATATTTAGAATCAGAGCTTAAGCGGTTTATAGACTTTGGTAAAACTAACAACGTGCCGGTTTACGTTGGCGAATGGGGATTGTATCAGGATTGCTTTAGTTCCGGTAAAGGCGGCGAGAGCTGGGTCAGCGATATGCTCGATCTGTTTAACCGCTACAAAGTTCATTATACCTACCATGCATATCATGAGTCTGCATTTGGCATATTTAATAATCCTGAAGGATTGCCTGACATTTCACAAGCTAATACCACGCTAATAGATCTTTTCAAGAAGAAAATTCCCGTATCCGATTGATAATTGCCAGCCAATAATTACCGGTATCTTGAGCATAGTCTATCATTGTCGAAGGAACTTAAAGGTATTTTCATTAGTAAATAACCCACAATGACTTGTAAATTTTACGCTATTTCTTGACATGATTATGTTTTATCCTCTATTGTATGAATAATATACTAAGGAGGGATTTGTTATGAATATCAGAAAAATACTGGTTGTTTTAGTAGTGGTGTTAATGTGCGGGTGTCCTTTTGTTTTTGGTGCCGATGCAAAAGGGTTGCGATATTCCATCGCGGTTACCACTTTTGAGGATAAAACAGGGTGGGGAGGGAGTTGGAATCTCGGGGATGCCTGGGCAGCTATACTTACGGATGCTTTAACTGAGACTGGCAGGTTCATAGTCCTGGGGGAAAAAGAAATGAGACAGGCAGCAATTACCGAACAGGATTTTGCTGCGAGTGACCGTGCGGCTGGCGGAGGAAAAAAGGTAGTTTCCGGACAGATGACACCTGCACAATTACTTATTAAAGGAGAGATTACTCACTTTGAGAGTGGCACAAGCGGTGGCTCTACCGGAGTGGGTTTTGGCGGTTTTAATGTTGGATTGAGCGCCAGTAAATCAGAAGTGAACGCTGTAATATACGTTATCGATTCTAGTACCGGACAGGTTCTCGCTTCCAAGAAATGTTACGGAGAGATAAGTAACAACGGAGTTTCTTTTGATGGCTATAAAGACGGGTTCTCCGGGAACATCGAGGCATTCAGCAAGTCGAATGAAGGGAAGGTAATCGAGATCGCAGTTAAAGAAGGGGTTGATTACCTGATATCAAAATTGCCGGATATTCCTTGGACAGGGTCTGTCGCAATGGTTAAAGACGACAAGGTCTATATCAATCGCGGACAACGAGAAGGCGTAACTACCGGAAAGATTTTTAAAGTGGGCGAGTTGAATGAAGTCAGAGATCCTGATACCGGTGAATTGCTGGACCAGAGTGTGGAGATTGCAGGCGAGGTACAGGTTGTCACTGTTAAAGATAAAATGTCAATTTGTAAGGTTATAAAAGGTGAGGGCATTACAAAAGGTATGGCAGTTTCTGATTAGTTTTTAGCGTGGTTTAAATCATTTTTTTATTTATAATTCTTAGAAATCGGAGATTAATGTATGAAAATAAAATTACTTGTATTAACATTGGTTATAGGTACAGCAATAACAGCAGGGACAGTTATAGCAGATATCGGACAGGAAACGATTGATAGTTTGGATAATGCCAAGGAATTACTTTTTAAAAAGGATTATTCTAGGGCCGTGGAAGAGATAGAGTACGCTTTGTCAAAGATTAATGAGATACAGGCAGAAAGACTCGTCGCATACGTTCCTGATGCTCCAAAAGGATTCAATATAGAGAGCAAAAGTTCTCAGGGTTTAGGGCAGGCTGGTGCTATAGTCGGAGGTGCGGGAACAATAATGGCTGAGGCAAGATATATTGGGTTGTCGCCATCACAAGATACCAATAACAAGAAAAACAAAAAAGATCAAAATGATGAAGAAAATGCTGATGAAAATTATAATGCCCCCTATATTAATTTAAAGATATCTGTCGGCGGAATCATGGGCAAGATGGGGAGTATGTCCGCTCTGGGGAAAATGTTCGGTGGATCTGCCGGAAATGGGGTAAAGAGTGTAAGAGTTAAAGGGTATACCGGAGTTTTGGAATATAGCAAAGAGAATAAATCCGGTACATTGACGGTTCAAGTCGGAGAAAAAGTTAGTGTTACTTTAGAAGGAAGTTATATAGGTTCCGGGGATATTCTGGTAACTATAGCTAATAGTATGAAGCTACAAGAATTAGTAACCAACTTTTAGGTTGAGAATGGAGGTTGCCTATGCTAAACGCGATAATTCTTTTTAATGTTGAGAGAAATAAAATCAATCAGGTTGCCGGGGCACTTGCCGATATTGACGGAATCAGTGAAGTCTATTCTGTGGCTGGTAGATATGATCTTGTTGCTATCATCCGGGTAAAAGATCAGGATAAACTGGCAGACCTGGTTACTTCGGGGTTGATTAATATCGAGGGAATAATTAAATCAGAAACCTTAACTGCCTTTCAGGTACATTCTCAGCATGATCTTGATCGAATGTTTTCCCTGTAATATGGAGTAGTGAGATTTTCAGCTCTCTATGGCTGTTTCGAATTTGTACTGGTATTTATAGAGGGTATAATAGAAGCCTTTTCTGGCTAGCAGATCTTCGTGTTTCCCGTCTTCAACAATACGACCTTTGTCCATAACAATAATCCGGTCGACGGATTTGATGGTGGAGAGGCGGTGTGCCACGACGATAGAGGTTCGGGATTCCATGATCTTTTGCAGGTTGTCTTCGATTAGTGCTTCAGTTACGACATCTATATGGGCGGTAGCTTCGTCGAGCATGAATATTGGCGGATTGATCGCTGCCAGGCGGGATAGTGAGAGCAGCTGTTTTTCGCCGACAGATAGATTGCTGCCTCGTTCTGACAGTACATGCGAATATGTATCTGGCAGTCGCTCGATAAACGAAGCCGAACCGGTAAATCCTGCTGCGTTTTGGATTGCCTCATGATCTATCGCTTGGTCAAAAAGTCTTATGTTATTGGCAACTGTATCGGAAAAGAGATACGGGTCTTGTGTTATGTACCCGAACTTGGACCTTAGTGAATGCTGCGTGAGCTCGCGAATGTCATGCCCGTCAATGCGGATACTGCCTTTTTGGAGTTCATAGAACCTTAGCAGTAGTTTGAGGATGGTGCTTTTGCCGGAGCCGGTTGCGCCGATTATCGCGATCTTTTCTCCGGGTTGGATGCTTAACGAGAGTCCTTTAATGACCCAATCATTTCTAATATAAGCAAACCAGACGTCATTGAGATCTATTGCGCCAGAAGTGGCGTTGAGAACTTCCGTGCCGTCATGGATGAGATGGTCAGAGCTTTCCAGAAGCCCGAAAATTCGTTCTGCTGAAGCTGTAGCACTCTGTATGACGTTATAGCGTTCGGATATTTCTTTTAACGGATTAAAGAGTTTCTGGACATATTCAAGGAAAGCTATCAGCGTACCGATGGTCATAAGACCTGCGAATATGCTCAATCCTCCATACCAGAGGATAGCTGCCGTCGTGAATGACGACGATATCTCGATCATCGGGAAGAGGAGGGCAAACGAGAAAATAATCTTATTGTTAACAGTAGAGACATTCCTGTTAATTTCCCTGAACTGTTCTTTATGTCGTTCTTCCTGGTTAAAAACCTGAATGATTTTCATGTTGCCTATGTTCTCCTGGAGATATCCTGAGAACTGGGCTGCCAGCCTGCGAAGCTCGCGGTACCGGGCAATCACGTATCCCGAGAATAGATAGAAGACGCTGAGAGTTACCGGCATACATGCTATGGTGAATAGTGCCAGTTTGACATTGAGATAGAAAATAATAACTATGATGATAAGGATCATTCCCAGTTTAATAACCGTATCGATTAGTCCGGTTGTGAACATTTCTTCAAGGTTATCGATATCAGTGGTTATTCGGCTGATAAGCCCTCCGACTTTGTTCTTGTCGAAGAACGACATGCTCTGATGCTCGATTTTCTGGAAGACGTTGAGCCGTAATTTTGCCATTATTTTTTGACTGACGAGCTCAGTGTAATATGTCTGGGCATAGGAGAACAGGAATTCCAGGCACAGGAATACGATGAACAGGCTGACAACCCAGGTAAGTCCTGTGATGTTTTTTGTCATGATGTACTTATCTATTGCTAATTTGATAAGTAATGGACGGACTAGCTGCACTGTAAGCAGAAAGGCAATAAAGGCGAAGACATAGATCAGCTCCCTTTTGTAGCTGCGAAGGTAGGGGAGAAGCTTTAATAATGGATAGTTACTATAATTTTTGTTTTTCATAAATTACTTTGTAGAGATTATTTTTTTCTAACAGGGCTTCATGGGTTCCTTGGGCAACGATCTTGCCCTGGTCCATGAGAATAATATTATCGCAGTGCTTGAGCGTTGAAACCCGGTGCGCGACAATGAGCGTGGTCATGGTGCTTTTTAAGGTCAGGAGGTTTCTTAGTATATGCTCTTCTGTCTCGGTATCAACTGATGATAACGCGTTGTCGATGAAGAGTACCTTGGGTTTTTTGATTATTGCCCTGGCTATTGCCAGGCGTTGTTTCTGTCCACCGGAGAGTGTAATTCCATGTTCGCCGACGATCGTGTCATATCCTTGATCAAAACTGAGGATGTCTTTTTCCAGATACGCGAAGACTGCTGCTGCCTGAATGTCCGAAAACGGAAGTTCCGGATTATAGTAGGCGATGTTTTCTCTTATTGTCCCGGAAAAGATAATCGGTTCCTGAGAAACATAGGATGTCTCGCTATATAATGTCGATAACGGGATGGTATAGAGTTCATTGGTATCAAAAAACACGGTACTTCTGGGAGGGTTGTAGATCCGCTGCATTACCTGCAACAGTGAGCTTTTGCCGGATCCGACTTCGCCGATCAGGGCTACCATCTGTCCAGATTTGATCTCAATGTTAATGTCTGTAAGGACTTCTGCACTAGAGCCTGAATACGTGTACGATAGGTTCCTGATAGTAATGTCGCCGGGCAATTCGGTGATTGAATAATCTGTTTCCGGTGCATTCTCGATGATCTCCGGATGATATAAGACTTCTTCAATTCTTGCTACCGATGCTCTGCTGCGCTGGTAGAGGTTAACCACCCAACCGATAAAAATCGTTGGTTGTATAAGAAAAACGAGTGTTCCGTTAAATGCCACAAAAGAGCCGAGCGACATTGTCCCCTTAATAACCAGGATTCCGCCAAGCCACAAGATTATAATTGCTGATAATGATGTGAATAAACTGATAAATGGGTGGTACATACTGCTGGTCTTAA includes:
- a CDS encoding threonylcarbamoyl-AMP synthase, encoding MAEFIKLFNKNPDPRLVSKVVDCLQTGGVIIYPTDTVYGIGCDIYNRKAIEKVAQIKGLKIEKANFSFICYDLSHISDYTKQLDKTTYKLLRRALPGPFTFILKASSKVPKIFESQKKTVGIRIPDNNIILTIVKELGNPILTSSIHDEDSIIEYSTDPELIYEKYQDLVDIVIDGGCGGSIASTVVDCSTDAGPMLIRQGKGNLDEIL
- the rnhC gene encoding ribonuclease HIII, producing MIQAKDKYDYYQQLKAILEPAGLLCDPYKEINYGVQFSVDLNGLTNTLRIYESKKKGISLDLSQVTNESIKQIIGSALSLFPLPRSEKNPCDEVVNSDINDLLPIIGTDESGKGDFFGPLVVAGVYCDERIAKILEILGVKDCKLTSDKQVLELAIKIEQICPYAIIAIGNPKYNEMYEKSRNLNSIMGWAHATTIEKVLEKQPCDTVLSDKFADDAVIKSRLKEKGKQVKLIQRTKAESHIAVAAASVIARARFLNTLSAYEKQYGFEFGKGGASPKVIATGKQFIKEQGKENLNQVAKMHFKTLESIL
- a CDS encoding retaining beta-glycosidase gives rise to the protein MIFNILYCNNIVDMKIKSLIFVFLFILTGISHCSEPLNQNSLTEIDKSSFIHRKGTELVIGKNDEPIWLKGVCFGNYVWDGAGIPSFHHSVSDYQRVKDMNMNAIRFYLNYSFFFKDNNKKQYSNECWAWLDDNIEMAKQHGIYLILNMHVPPGGFQSNGEGLELWDKKENQDRFKKLWKAIAKKYKNEPVIAGYDILNEPVTSQSIDQWKELAQETVDAIRSEDINHLIIVERLNGIAGKWETYSSINLFLVNDENTMYTFHYYNPIEYTHQNTSWTSFGEGGAYPDRNWLEVPQDATWVARNFNSPYLPVGNSDWTFYKGKQLKITDPTIIAGKPLLVSCKNSGNAYFDDFVVKEFDEKGNFVKNACEINIKPENDWQLWSDDQSGCSVVDKATGHKDSASLMVSDTTGAANCYNNKFRFAVRTNYSYSIEGWMKGERINSDAQCQLGIVFEQSPARRQAMPRDKEYLESELKRFIDFGKTNNVPVYVGEWGLYQDCFSSGKGGESWVSDMLDLFNRYKVHYTYHAYHESAFGIFNNPEGLPDISQANTTLIDLFKKKIPVSD
- a CDS encoding Lrp/AsnC family transcriptional regulator, which encodes MLNAIILFNVERNKINQVAGALADIDGISEVYSVAGRYDLVAIIRVKDQDKLADLVTSGLINIEGIIKSETLTAFQVHSQHDLDRMFSL
- a CDS encoding ABC transporter ATP-binding protein; this translates as MKNKNYSNYPLLKLLPYLRSYKRELIYVFAFIAFLLTVQLVRPLLIKLAIDKYIMTKNITGLTWVVSLFIVFLCLEFLFSYAQTYYTELVSQKIMAKLRLNVFQKIEHQSMSFFDKNKVGGLISRITTDIDNLEEMFTTGLIDTVIKLGMILIIIVIIFYLNVKLALFTIACMPVTLSVFYLFSGYVIARYRELRRLAAQFSGYLQENIGNMKIIQVFNQEERHKEQFREINRNVSTVNNKIIFSFALLFPMIEISSSFTTAAILWYGGLSIFAGLMTIGTLIAFLEYVQKLFNPLKEISERYNVIQSATASAERIFGLLESSDHLIHDGTEVLNATSGAIDLNDVWFAYIRNDWVIKGLSLSIQPGEKIAIIGATGSGKSTILKLLLRFYELQKGSIRIDGHDIRELTQHSLRSKFGYITQDPYLFSDTVANNIRLFDQAIDHEAIQNAAGFTGSASFIERLPDTYSHVLSERGSNLSVGEKQLLSLSRLAAINPPIFMLDEATAHIDVVTEALIEDNLQKIMESRTSIVVAHRLSTIKSVDRIIVMDKGRIVEDGKHEDLLARKGFYYTLYKYQYKFETAIES